A region of Salinibacter sp. 10B DNA encodes the following proteins:
- a CDS encoding ATP-dependent 6-phosphofructokinase has product MAKDPLRVGVLTGGGDCPGLNAALRAVTKTLILQHDAEVVGIRDGYRGLVERSVQPLSYQDVGGILTRGGTILGASNKADPFNYQPRGGADVSAQAVSTCRSLDLNALVAIGGDGTMSIAHGLSDLGINIVGVPKTIDNDLAGTDRTFGFDTAVSIASEAIDRIHTTAQSHHRVMIIETMGRYSGWIALHAGVASGADVILIPEIEYDVEEVAQVCFTRQQGGQRFTIIAIAEGAKPQEGERVVREQVDKTSDSVRLGGIGRVLADDLEDRLDSEVRTTILGHMQRGGTPTAYDRNLSTAFGARAASLVAQERYGRMVALQNGDFTTVALADVANKTRTVPLDSPLIASALDVGTSFGVQNLDDELPDSDAPAST; this is encoded by the coding sequence ATGGCCAAAGATCCGTTACGCGTCGGCGTTCTCACCGGAGGAGGAGACTGCCCCGGTCTCAATGCAGCTCTCCGAGCCGTCACGAAAACCCTCATTCTTCAACACGACGCCGAAGTGGTAGGCATCCGAGACGGCTACCGAGGTCTGGTGGAGCGCAGCGTGCAGCCCCTGAGCTACCAGGACGTGGGCGGCATCCTCACCCGGGGCGGTACCATCCTTGGGGCCAGCAACAAGGCCGACCCCTTCAACTACCAACCGCGCGGCGGCGCGGACGTATCAGCTCAAGCCGTCAGCACCTGCCGTAGCCTCGACCTCAATGCCCTCGTCGCCATCGGAGGCGACGGCACCATGTCGATTGCCCACGGCCTCTCGGATCTGGGCATCAACATCGTGGGGGTTCCAAAAACCATCGACAACGACTTGGCCGGCACCGACCGCACCTTTGGCTTCGATACAGCTGTCTCGATTGCGAGTGAAGCCATCGATCGCATCCACACCACGGCCCAGAGCCACCACCGGGTCATGATTATCGAAACGATGGGCCGCTACTCGGGGTGGATTGCGCTCCATGCCGGGGTGGCCAGCGGGGCCGACGTCATCCTGATCCCTGAGATCGAATACGACGTAGAGGAGGTGGCGCAGGTCTGCTTTACCCGACAGCAAGGCGGACAGCGCTTCACGATTATAGCAATCGCGGAGGGGGCCAAACCCCAAGAGGGGGAACGGGTGGTGCGGGAGCAGGTGGATAAAACCTCGGACTCTGTCCGGCTCGGCGGAATCGGTCGCGTCCTGGCCGATGACTTAGAGGATCGGCTGGATAGTGAGGTGCGCACCACCATTCTTGGCCACATGCAACGTGGCGGAACGCCAACCGCCTATGACCGCAACCTGTCTACGGCCTTTGGGGCCCGGGCCGCCTCATTGGTCGCCCAGGAACGATACGGCCGGATGGTTGCCCTCCAAAACGGAGACTTCACGACTGTTGCCCTCGCTGACGTGGCGAACAAAACCCGCACCGTGCCTCTCGACTCCCCCCTCATCGCCTCGGCACTGGACGTAGGCACCTCGTTCGGCGTCCAGAATCTGGACGACGAGCTCCCGGATTCGGACGCGCCTGCCTCCACTTAG
- a CDS encoding NAD-dependent epimerase/dehydratase family protein: MHVLLTGATGYVGSYILRELLRQGHTPHCLVRGSAADLAVQDDAIQVVSGDVTDPASLEGAFVDCDAVIHLVGIIEESPSRGVTFERLHVDATRNVVEAAQEADIERFIHMSANGARPDASTGYQRTKWEAEEIVKTANFAHWTIFRPALLFGKPDPGRPEFSSRLLSDLIRPFPILPVFGDGSYELQPVHATEVAEAFVQALQVKAAHHQTYIAAGRDRFSYVEVLDRIAQGAGLDPKPKAYVPLVLARLGVYTAGRVGLLPISPSQFEMLIEGNTGDETAFYSDFDLSATPYTPENLAYLETM, encoded by the coding sequence ATGCACGTTCTTCTGACCGGGGCCACCGGCTACGTCGGCTCTTACATCCTCCGTGAGCTGCTCCGACAAGGCCATACGCCGCACTGTCTGGTCCGCGGCTCGGCGGCGGACCTCGCCGTACAGGACGACGCCATCCAGGTTGTCTCGGGGGACGTGACGGACCCGGCCTCACTGGAGGGCGCCTTCGTCGACTGTGACGCCGTCATCCATCTCGTGGGCATCATCGAGGAGTCCCCTTCCCGTGGCGTCACCTTCGAACGTCTACACGTGGACGCAACTCGAAACGTCGTGGAAGCGGCCCAGGAAGCCGACATCGAGCGCTTCATCCACATGAGTGCCAATGGGGCCCGTCCCGATGCTTCGACGGGGTACCAACGCACGAAATGGGAGGCGGAGGAGATCGTCAAAACCGCCAACTTTGCCCACTGGACGATTTTCCGCCCGGCCCTTCTCTTCGGAAAACCGGACCCCGGCCGGCCCGAGTTTTCCTCCCGCCTGCTTTCCGACCTGATCCGTCCCTTCCCCATCCTTCCGGTGTTCGGTGATGGCTCCTACGAATTGCAACCCGTGCACGCCACCGAAGTCGCGGAAGCCTTTGTACAGGCTCTGCAGGTGAAGGCCGCTCACCACCAAACCTACATTGCTGCCGGGCGGGACCGCTTTTCGTACGTGGAGGTGCTCGACCGCATCGCCCAGGGCGCAGGTCTTGACCCAAAACCAAAGGCCTACGTACCGCTCGTTTTGGCCCGCTTGGGCGTCTACACCGCCGGTCGGGTCGGTCTCCTTCCCATCTCTCCCTCGCAGTTCGAGATGCTCATTGAGGGGAATACCGGGGACGAGACGGCGTTCTACAGCGACTTCGATCTTTCCGCCACGCCGTACACGCCCGAAAATCTGGCGTACCTCGAAACGATGTGA
- a CDS encoding Nif3-like dinuclear metal center hexameric protein, with the protein MATSPTIDGITEALEAWAPPGSAQDYDNVGLQVGDANRSVDTGLLALDATPQVLDEAKQLDADLIVTHHPLLFRPLDGVTADGYVSNLALRLAEAGVGLYSIHTNLDAAPGGVSFALADRLGLTDVGFLDGYEDTLYKLAVFVPEEAFEKVRQTLANAGAGRIGDYEACAFAVEGTGFFKPGEDTTPHIGEAGGDVEAAQERKLEVEVARWQLGDVLAALQDAHPYEEVAYDLYPVHQKNSRAGLGTLGMLDTPMPLSAFLDRVATQLDADSLRYAGTDDATIERVAVCGGAGSDFIGTARGAGADAYVTADVKYHEFFNVLDTNGDPDMALIDPGHYETEALTEALLRDWLADRFPTVTWHRTDTRTSPMQTYVPS; encoded by the coding sequence ATGGCCACGTCCCCAACCATCGACGGCATCACCGAAGCCCTCGAAGCGTGGGCCCCCCCGGGGTCGGCACAGGACTACGACAACGTGGGCCTTCAGGTGGGGGATGCGAACCGGTCCGTGGATACCGGTCTTCTGGCGCTCGATGCCACCCCACAGGTGCTGGACGAGGCCAAACAGCTCGATGCCGATCTTATCGTCACCCACCATCCGTTGCTCTTCCGCCCGCTCGATGGCGTGACGGCAGATGGCTACGTCTCGAATCTTGCGCTCCGACTCGCCGAAGCTGGGGTCGGGCTCTACAGCATTCACACCAATCTCGACGCGGCCCCGGGCGGCGTTTCCTTTGCGCTGGCCGACCGTCTGGGCCTCACGGACGTCGGCTTCCTCGACGGCTACGAAGATACGCTCTACAAGCTTGCCGTCTTCGTGCCGGAAGAGGCATTCGAGAAGGTTCGGCAGACTCTGGCCAACGCTGGCGCCGGCCGCATTGGCGACTATGAGGCCTGTGCGTTCGCTGTCGAGGGAACGGGCTTCTTCAAGCCGGGGGAGGACACAACTCCCCACATTGGTGAGGCCGGAGGCGACGTGGAAGCGGCCCAGGAACGAAAGCTGGAGGTAGAGGTCGCCCGCTGGCAACTCGGCGATGTCCTGGCCGCCCTTCAGGACGCCCATCCCTATGAGGAGGTGGCCTACGACCTGTATCCGGTGCATCAGAAAAACTCGCGAGCTGGACTCGGCACGCTCGGCATGCTCGACACGCCGATGCCCCTCTCGGCCTTCCTCGACCGCGTCGCCACTCAACTAGATGCTGATAGCCTCCGCTATGCGGGCACCGACGACGCAACAATTGAGCGCGTGGCGGTGTGCGGCGGGGCGGGCAGCGACTTCATCGGAACGGCACGAGGGGCCGGTGCCGATGCGTACGTGACCGCGGACGTGAAATACCACGAGTTCTTCAACGTCCTCGATACGAACGGCGACCCCGATATGGCCCTCATTGACCCGGGCCACTACGAAACGGAGGCCCTGACCGAAGCACTGCTTCGCGACTGGCTCGCCGATCGCTTTCCAACCGTGACCTGGCACCGCACCGACACGCGGACGAGTCCCATGCAGACGTACGTTCCCTCATAA
- the secG gene encoding preprotein translocase subunit SecG, translated as MMVVFIALIAAVLILVILLQSGQGGGLSGIAQGGATRQVLGTRQAPDVLEKATWTLGALFIALCVITNFFIGSDEQQSVIQQRAQEGPAQQQQQQAPPSPGGDAAPLPNQGGGQQGGGASQGGGN; from the coding sequence ATGATGGTCGTCTTCATCGCCCTCATTGCTGCCGTACTCATTCTGGTGATTCTGCTCCAGAGTGGACAGGGCGGAGGGCTCTCCGGTATTGCGCAGGGCGGGGCCACCCGTCAGGTGCTTGGGACCCGACAGGCCCCGGATGTTCTTGAAAAAGCAACGTGGACCCTGGGCGCCCTCTTTATCGCCCTCTGTGTGATCACCAACTTCTTCATCGGGAGCGATGAGCAGCAGAGTGTCATTCAGCAACGGGCGCAGGAAGGCCCGGCCCAGCAACAGCAGCAACAGGCTCCGCCCAGTCCGGGAGGAGATGCTGCACCGCTTCCGAACCAGGGCGGGGGGCAGCAGGGAGGAGGAGCATCGCAAGGGGGAGGAAACTGA
- a CDS encoding NUDIX hydrolase, translating to MSDLTETSLSSEELIDGVLLKAFRDEVRLPDGRTSVREWIDHPGASAIVPIFDDGQTLLVRQFRFPPRRTFLEVPAGKLDEPNEDPVDVAARELEEETGWRADRFEKIGAAYPCIGYSNELIHVYAAYGLERGEQDLTEGEFVKVVSMGLAEAVAKARNGEIKDMKTVTALVYAAAHVNERGDAS from the coding sequence ATGAGCGATCTCACTGAAACATCGTTGTCTTCCGAGGAGCTGATTGATGGGGTGTTACTGAAGGCGTTCCGGGATGAGGTGCGCCTGCCCGACGGGAGAACCTCAGTTCGTGAGTGGATCGATCATCCGGGAGCGTCCGCCATCGTGCCGATCTTTGACGATGGGCAGACGCTTCTCGTGCGGCAATTCCGGTTTCCTCCTCGACGCACATTTTTGGAGGTGCCGGCCGGCAAGCTCGACGAGCCCAACGAAGATCCGGTAGATGTGGCGGCGCGAGAGTTGGAGGAGGAGACCGGGTGGCGGGCCGATCGGTTCGAAAAAATTGGGGCGGCGTATCCGTGCATCGGATATAGCAATGAGCTCATTCATGTGTACGCCGCTTACGGACTGGAGCGGGGCGAACAGGACCTCACGGAGGGAGAGTTCGTGAAGGTTGTATCGATGGGGCTTGCGGAAGCCGTTGCAAAGGCACGGAACGGCGAGATCAAAGATATGAAAACTGTTACTGCTCTCGTGTATGCCGCCGCGCACGTGAACGAACGAGGCGATGCCTCGTAG
- a CDS encoding RsmE family RNA methyltransferase, which translates to MTTNFYAPPSAIRGSRVVLPKEEARHVRSVLRAERGDEIVVVDGQGGWYRVRIDHLGAEQVVGGILETRQEVGEPEVDVTVGLGILKKRSRFETFVEKAVELGVRRIVPLRTRRTERESIRRDRLRKVMIAALKQCRRSRLPELDEPQTPKMLLEDRRTGGRLLCHGGGDGTPLLSALGDAPESVLALVGPEGGFAPEEVNTAVGAGCTHVTLGRRRLRAETAGVVALNAVMLQAQTC; encoded by the coding sequence ATGACGACGAATTTTTATGCACCGCCGTCGGCCATTCGGGGATCGCGCGTGGTGTTGCCGAAGGAGGAGGCACGGCACGTGCGATCGGTCCTTCGAGCAGAGCGGGGCGATGAGATCGTAGTGGTGGATGGGCAGGGCGGGTGGTACCGCGTCCGAATTGACCATCTAGGGGCAGAGCAGGTCGTGGGAGGAATTTTGGAGACGCGACAAGAGGTGGGGGAGCCCGAGGTCGACGTGACGGTCGGGCTCGGAATTCTCAAAAAGCGCAGTCGGTTCGAGACATTTGTCGAAAAGGCCGTGGAGCTGGGCGTTCGGCGGATTGTGCCGCTGCGCACCCGTCGCACGGAACGCGAGTCCATCCGGAGGGATCGGCTCCGGAAGGTCATGATTGCGGCGCTCAAGCAGTGTCGTCGGAGTCGGCTGCCAGAGCTTGACGAGCCGCAGACACCGAAAATGCTTTTGGAGGACAGGAGGACTGGGGGGCGATTGCTTTGTCACGGAGGGGGCGACGGCACCCCGTTGCTGTCTGCATTGGGAGACGCCCCGGAGAGTGTTCTTGCCCTCGTAGGACCGGAGGGGGGCTTCGCACCGGAGGAGGTGAATACGGCCGTTGGGGCTGGGTGCACACACGTGACCCTGGGGCGACGGCGACTGCGGGCCGAAACGGCAGGAGTTGTGGCTCTGAACGCGGTAATGTTGCAGGCACAGACGTGTTAG
- a CDS encoding BamA/TamA family outer membrane protein, which produces MNGDNVLYLAAWAVLLAVGTTATGPLYGQSVSSGEAPGPEWTLVVDGTVTSWPETSPAASTDSVRAVGTRVVDRYRHNGYYYARLDSAHIDTSAARPNVRLYVQRGPRVDVGRLRIQGASVLPAPTVRRLVDTEEGEPLNPNRLQADIQALLDRYEEMGHPLAQVRVTETALDTTNAPELMVTLAIEEGPKLWLQRITVPDDARTSPALLARLTDLRIGALLTDYDPETLRSTLQENPFFESVGAPELTVTSDGGAILHVPVDEAPPGAFDLVLGYLPPSEGREGGQLIGSGHLLLEHLFGGGRRFDLTLDRRPGQTSIFDLSVSDPYLFGLPLRVTGQFRGEQRDSTYSERTYGLRTGYELYRNFELTGRLSREVVKPGPAGAQLRGRRQHIPRSQTLFYGLGVRYESLDRHVNPRRGLQVDVYVDQGQKQRMLRRITAAGDTTRERTSLRQERLEGTVRAFLPLFERQVLVLGGDGAVLRSRAYDRSDLFRFGGATSLRGYDEDRFLGNVTARALLEYRLQLDRRSYLYAFGDLGYVERPAMGESSATQAWYPGYGLGLQIDTGIGLITTTYALNPDVATPADGRIHFGLSVGL; this is translated from the coding sequence ATGAATGGCGACAACGTGCTATACCTAGCGGCGTGGGCGGTGTTGCTCGCTGTTGGTACGACAGCAACAGGCCCGCTCTACGGACAGTCGGTGTCCTCTGGGGAGGCGCCAGGGCCAGAGTGGACGCTTGTGGTGGACGGCACGGTGACGTCGTGGCCGGAGACTTCGCCTGCGGCATCTACCGACAGTGTCCGTGCCGTTGGCACCCGGGTTGTCGACCGGTATCGGCACAACGGGTATTACTACGCCCGTCTCGACTCAGCGCACATTGACACGAGTGCCGCGCGCCCCAACGTGCGCCTCTACGTACAGCGGGGGCCGCGGGTAGACGTGGGGCGTCTGCGCATCCAGGGAGCGAGTGTGCTTCCTGCCCCAACGGTGCGTCGGCTGGTCGATACGGAAGAAGGAGAGCCACTCAATCCCAATCGTCTTCAGGCCGACATTCAGGCGCTTTTGGACCGCTACGAAGAGATGGGGCACCCGCTAGCTCAGGTTCGCGTGACAGAAACTGCGCTCGACACCACGAACGCGCCTGAGCTGATGGTCACGCTTGCCATTGAGGAGGGACCGAAGCTCTGGCTTCAGCGCATCACAGTGCCTGATGACGCCCGCACGTCACCCGCCCTGCTAGCGCGTCTCACGGATCTTCGCATTGGGGCGCTTCTCACCGACTATGATCCTGAGACCCTCCGCTCGACGCTGCAAGAAAATCCCTTTTTCGAGTCCGTTGGAGCGCCGGAGCTCACCGTGACGTCCGATGGGGGGGCGATTCTTCATGTCCCCGTCGACGAGGCGCCGCCGGGAGCGTTTGACCTGGTGCTGGGCTACCTGCCGCCCTCGGAGGGGCGCGAGGGAGGACAGCTGATTGGGAGTGGCCACTTGCTGCTGGAGCACCTGTTTGGCGGCGGCCGCCGATTCGACCTGACCCTCGACCGGCGGCCGGGCCAGACGAGCATTTTCGACCTCTCGGTGTCGGATCCGTATCTCTTCGGTCTTCCCCTTCGCGTGACGGGGCAGTTTCGGGGCGAGCAGCGCGATTCGACGTACAGTGAACGGACCTACGGCCTACGCACGGGCTATGAGTTGTACCGGAATTTCGAGCTTACGGGGCGTCTCAGCCGGGAGGTTGTGAAGCCGGGGCCGGCCGGGGCACAACTCCGGGGGCGTCGGCAGCACATTCCGCGATCGCAGACGCTGTTTTACGGTCTCGGCGTGCGGTACGAATCCCTCGACCGGCACGTGAACCCGCGCCGCGGGCTTCAGGTGGACGTGTACGTAGATCAGGGGCAGAAGCAGCGAATGCTCCGTCGCATCACGGCTGCGGGCGATACGACCCGTGAGCGTACGTCTCTACGGCAGGAGCGACTGGAAGGCACGGTTCGGGCGTTTCTTCCGCTGTTCGAGCGACAAGTGCTGGTACTTGGAGGCGATGGGGCCGTCCTCCGCAGTCGGGCGTACGATCGAAGCGATCTGTTTCGGTTTGGCGGGGCCACGTCGCTTCGGGGCTACGACGAGGATCGGTTCCTCGGCAACGTGACTGCACGTGCACTCCTCGAGTATCGGCTGCAGCTCGATCGACGGTCGTACCTTTATGCCTTCGGCGATCTGGGGTATGTAGAGCGGCCTGCGATGGGCGAATCATCCGCCACCCAAGCGTGGTATCCGGGCTACGGACTCGGGCTCCAGATCGATACGGGCATTGGACTCATTACAACGACCTATGCCCTGAATCCAGACGTGGCAACACCGGCCGATGGACGCATTCACTTTGGGCTTTCGGTTGGATTGTAG
- the mutY gene encoding A/G-specific adenine glycosylase, producing the protein MSNDYLTPTDRQRQTFREDLLDWYDEHKRSMPWRETNDPYRIWVSEIMLQQTRVDTVRDYYPRFLEAFPTVEALAEAERDDVLTYWEGLGFYARARHLHEAAQTVVAEHNGTVPDSMDPIRDLKGVGPYTAAAVLSIAYQKPHAVLDGNVTRVLSRVFALEEDATTTSAQNALRALANDLLETARPGDFNQALMELGALVCTPSTPLCDRCPLQNTCRAHEAGTEEDYPITPESEPVPHHDIAVGLVFDGDQILIQRRPDEGLLGGLWEFPGGKQEDDETIEEACRREVREELGIDVAIDDHFYTLSHAYSHFKITLHAFRCHIDQGTPEAREEQPFQWVHVSELDEYAFPRANRRLIEELERRQTEPSLFD; encoded by the coding sequence GTGTCGAACGATTATCTGACTCCGACCGACCGCCAGCGCCAGACTTTTCGTGAGGATCTGCTCGACTGGTACGACGAGCACAAGCGGTCGATGCCCTGGCGCGAAACCAACGACCCCTACCGCATCTGGGTGTCGGAGATTATGCTGCAACAAACCCGGGTCGATACAGTCCGCGATTACTACCCCCGCTTCCTGGAGGCCTTTCCAACCGTGGAGGCACTTGCGGAGGCCGAGCGCGACGACGTGCTCACCTACTGGGAAGGCCTCGGCTTTTATGCCCGGGCGCGCCACCTGCACGAGGCAGCGCAGACGGTCGTGGCGGAGCATAATGGGACAGTTCCTGATTCAATGGACCCCATCCGCGACCTGAAGGGGGTTGGTCCCTATACCGCCGCCGCGGTCCTCTCTATTGCCTACCAGAAGCCCCACGCGGTGCTGGACGGCAACGTGACGCGCGTGCTGAGCCGCGTCTTCGCTTTGGAGGAGGATGCCACCACCACATCGGCCCAAAACGCCCTCCGCGCCCTTGCCAATGACCTGTTGGAGACTGCCCGACCGGGCGACTTCAACCAGGCACTGATGGAACTCGGAGCGCTCGTCTGCACTCCCAGCACGCCGCTCTGTGACCGCTGCCCGCTTCAGAACACATGCCGCGCCCACGAGGCCGGAACGGAAGAGGACTACCCCATCACGCCGGAGTCGGAGCCGGTGCCGCATCACGACATTGCTGTGGGACTCGTATTTGATGGCGACCAGATCCTCATCCAGCGTCGTCCGGACGAGGGCCTGCTCGGCGGCCTCTGGGAGTTTCCCGGTGGCAAACAGGAAGACGACGAAACGATCGAGGAGGCGTGCCGGCGCGAGGTGCGGGAAGAGCTCGGCATTGACGTGGCGATCGACGACCACTTTTACACCCTCTCTCATGCTTATTCCCACTTCAAAATCACTCTTCATGCCTTCCGGTGCCACATTGATCAGGGCACGCCAGAAGCCCGAGAAGAGCAACCGTTTCAGTGGGTCCACGTGAGCGAACTCGACGAGTACGCCTTTCCCCGCGCGAACCGCCGCCTCATCGAAGAACTAGAACGACGCCAGACCGAACCGTCCCTTTTTGACTGA
- a CDS encoding DUF2085 domain-containing protein, translating into MSSRRRTWMLFLATTIAVVALALSPPLFSPFWRAVVMHAFSPVCHQVAVRSPHLGGVQLAICDRCIGIYLGLVIGVASVGWGRLFWQRVGTHGRYVLLGSLLPLGMDWVGPVVGLWSNTPVSRAATGMVFGLVAASFATAQVLRRMDERADSA; encoded by the coding sequence ATGTCGTCGCGTCGTCGGACCTGGATGCTTTTTTTGGCGACGACAATTGCTGTTGTCGCGCTTGCCCTTTCTCCGCCGCTGTTTTCGCCATTCTGGCGGGCGGTCGTAATGCATGCCTTTTCCCCAGTGTGTCACCAAGTTGCCGTCCGATCGCCGCACCTCGGGGGCGTCCAGTTGGCCATTTGCGATCGGTGTATAGGGATCTACCTGGGATTGGTCATCGGCGTCGCGTCCGTAGGGTGGGGGCGTCTCTTCTGGCAACGGGTCGGGACCCATGGGCGGTACGTGCTGCTGGGGAGTCTCTTGCCTCTTGGGATGGATTGGGTGGGACCGGTTGTGGGGCTCTGGAGCAACACTCCCGTCAGCCGGGCCGCAACCGGGATGGTGTTTGGTCTTGTGGCTGCCAGCTTTGCGACGGCACAGGTGCTTCGACGAATGGACGAGCGTGCCGATTCGGCATGA
- a CDS encoding metal ABC transporter permease gives MLPNALSLPFMQRALAAGVVVGVLASYYGVFVVQRRLSFLGVGLSHAAFGGVALGLLLGLNPLWTALPFTVVVALGITAITHRSTVSGDTAIGVFFAASIAVGVVLLTFKQSYTADAFAYLFGSILAVRPADLWVLGGIALLSGGTVPLWGRWAYATFDRDLARADGVPVDRDDYVLSVFLAVTIVAAVKVVGIVLAASFFVIPAAAARLLAHTFPRMTVVSVLLGGMTAVGGLLGSYAFDLPSGAAIILVQAAAFGIAVVVGGRL, from the coding sequence ATGCTTCCGAATGCCCTTTCGCTTCCATTCATGCAGCGAGCCCTCGCCGCGGGGGTCGTGGTTGGGGTGCTGGCGAGTTACTACGGCGTCTTCGTCGTACAACGGCGCTTGAGCTTCCTCGGGGTCGGGCTTTCACATGCCGCGTTTGGTGGGGTGGCCCTCGGCTTACTCCTCGGACTGAATCCGCTCTGGACCGCCCTTCCGTTTACGGTTGTGGTGGCGCTCGGCATCACCGCGATTACGCACCGTAGTACCGTGAGCGGGGATACGGCCATCGGCGTGTTCTTCGCCGCGTCCATTGCAGTCGGGGTCGTCCTTCTAACATTCAAGCAGTCGTACACCGCCGACGCGTTTGCGTATCTCTTCGGGTCGATCCTTGCAGTGAGGCCGGCCGATCTCTGGGTCCTCGGGGGCATTGCCCTGCTGTCAGGCGGGACGGTGCCGCTCTGGGGACGCTGGGCCTACGCGACATTCGACCGAGATCTTGCGCGGGCGGACGGCGTGCCCGTCGACCGCGACGATTACGTGCTGTCGGTCTTTTTGGCCGTGACCATCGTGGCGGCGGTGAAGGTGGTAGGCATTGTGCTTGCCGCGTCCTTTTTTGTCATTCCAGCTGCGGCGGCTCGCCTGCTCGCCCACACGTTTCCGCGCATGACGGTGGTGTCCGTGTTGCTGGGAGGGATGACAGCTGTGGGAGGGCTGCTTGGCAGCTACGCGTTCGACCTTCCGAGCGGGGCGGCCATTATCCTTGTGCAGGCCGCCGCATTCGGGATCGCAGTCGTGGTTGGGGGCCGCCTCTGA